One stretch of Ananas comosus cultivar F153 linkage group 6, ASM154086v1, whole genome shotgun sequence DNA includes these proteins:
- the LOC109711918 gene encoding serine/arginine-rich splicing factor SR30-like translates to MSSRASRTIYVGNLPGDIREREVEDLFYKYGPIVDIDLKIPPRPPGYAFVEFEDPRDADNAIRGRDGYKFDGYRLRVELAHGGRSYSSSSDYYSRYSSGSSRGGVSRRSEYRVLVTGLPSSASWQDLKDHMRRAGDVCFSEVFRDGRGTSGVVDYTNYDDMKYAIRKLDDSEFRNAFSRAYIRVREYRRSPSRSPSPSPSYSRSRSPSYSSGYSRSRSRSERSERSRSRSVSSRSR, encoded by the exons ATGAGCAGCCGAGCTAGTAGAACAATTTATGTTGGCAACCTTCCAGGTGATATTCGTGAGAGGGAGGTGGAAGATTTGTTTTACAAG TATGGACCCATTGTGGATATTGATTTGAAGATCCCTCCGAGGCCTCCTGGTTATGCCTTTGTTGAG TTTGAAGATCCACGTGATGCTGACAATGCTATTCGTGGTCGTGATGGTTATAAATTTGACGGTTACAGACTACGG GTGGAACTTGCACATGGTGGAAGAAGCTACTCCTCATCTTCTGACTACTATAGTAGGTATAGTAGCGGTAGCAGCCGTGGTGGTGTCTCTAGGCGCTCAGAGTATCGTG TTCTGGTAACCGGCTTACCATCATCTGCTTCGTGGCAAGACCTGAAG GATCACATGCGACGAGCTGGTGATGTTTGTTTTTCTGAAGTCTTCCGAGATGGGCGGG GCACTTCGGGCGTTGTGGACTACACAAACTATGATGATATGAAGTATGCG ATTAGGAAACTAGATGACTCTGAATTCAGGAATGCATTTTCTCGAGCATACATAAGG GTTAGGGAATACCGACGAAGCCCATCTAGgagccctagccctagcccttCTTACTCGAGAAGTAGGAGCCCTAGCTACAGTAGCGGTTACAGCAGAAGCAGGAGCAGGAGTGAAAGGAGTGAAAG GTCTCGGTCACGATCGGTTTCATCTCGCTCTCGTTGA
- the LOC109711624 gene encoding uncharacterized protein LOC109711624, which translates to MSQLQLARVRLIDSLVHRDGQARLRAGLQHSAVFFAKTCFIYLFILPFRSAIISAAVSSFASLVGSLPTRVSRVIVRRFLGPSWSTTAIDATCKHLLQYHTMRNVLFMAMTEFRKLSEDPDWEFMKRKQSQIALLFGVDDHWGPLSVFEEVSTRVPGIALSIEREGHTHGYCCTEAGSVWVACHVANLIKNQIQIRNV; encoded by the exons ATGAGCCAgctccagctcgctcgtgttcgactcattGACAGCCTTGTACATAGGGATGGCCAGGCACGGCTTCGGGCCGGGCTGCAGCACAGCGCAG TTTTCTTTGCTAAAACTTgctttatttatctatttattttaccTTTTAGGTCTGCTATTATTAGTGCGGCCGTTAGTTCTTTTGCATCTTTGGTGGGTTCGCTTCCAACTAGGGTTTCGAGGGTAATTGTGAGAAGATTTCTGGGCCCATCATGGTCTACTACAGCTATTGATGCTACTTGCAAACACCTTTTGCAG TACCATACGATGCGCAATGTCCTCTTCATGGCAATGACCGAGTTCAGAAAG CTTTCGGAAGATCCAGATTGGGAGTTcatgaaaagaaaacaaagccaAATTGCGCTTTTATTTGGTGTCGACGATCATTGGGGTCCGTTATCTGTTTTTGAAGAG GTATCGACGCGCGTTCCAGGAATCGCTCTGTCGATCGAAAGAGAGGGTCACACGCACGGCTACTGCTGCACCGAGGCCGGATCTGTATGGGTTGCGTGCCATGTCGCGAACttgatcaaaaatcaaattcaaattcgaaacgtataa